The following proteins are co-located in the Vibrio azureus genome:
- the glnA gene encoding glutamate--ammonia ligase: MSVENVLSLIQENEVKFVDLRFTDTKGKEQHISIPAHQIDTDFFEEGKMFDGSSVAGWKGINESDMVMMPDASSAVLDPFTEDATLNIRCDILEPATMQGYDRDPRSIAKRAEDFMRSTGLADTVLIGPEPEFFLFDDVKFSTDMSGSFFKIDDVEAAWNTGSDYEEGNKGHRPGVKGGYFPVAPVDSSQDIRSAMCLVMEEMGLVVEAHHHEVATAGQNEIATRFNTLTTKADEIQIYKYVVHNVAHAFGKTATFMPKPLVGDNGSGMHVHQSLAKDGVNLFAGDKYGGLSEMALYYIGGIIKHARAINAFANPSTNSYKRLVPGFEAPVMLAYSARNRSASIRIPVVPSPKARRIEVRFGDPAANPYLAFAAMLMAGLDGIKNKIHPGEAMDKDLYDLPAEEAAEIPTVAYSLKDALEELNIDREFLTAGGVFSDDFIDSYIALKEQDVERVNMTTHPLEFELYYSV, from the coding sequence ATGTCAGTAGAAAATGTTTTATCGCTGATCCAAGAAAACGAAGTTAAGTTTGTGGACCTACGTTTCACAGATACAAAAGGTAAAGAGCAGCATATCTCAATCCCTGCTCACCAAATTGATACTGATTTCTTCGAAGAAGGCAAAATGTTCGATGGTTCCTCCGTTGCAGGCTGGAAAGGCATTAACGAATCAGACATGGTTATGATGCCAGATGCCTCTTCTGCAGTGCTTGACCCATTCACTGAAGATGCCACGCTAAACATTCGTTGTGATATCCTTGAGCCTGCAACAATGCAAGGCTATGACCGCGATCCTCGTTCTATCGCTAAGCGTGCAGAAGACTTCATGCGTTCAACAGGCCTTGCTGACACCGTACTGATCGGCCCTGAGCCAGAGTTCTTCCTATTTGATGATGTGAAGTTCTCAACAGACATGTCAGGTTCTTTCTTCAAAATTGACGACGTAGAAGCAGCGTGGAACACAGGTTCTGATTACGAAGAAGGCAACAAAGGTCACCGTCCAGGCGTTAAAGGAGGCTACTTCCCAGTTGCTCCTGTCGATTCATCTCAAGATATCCGTTCTGCTATGTGCCTAGTCATGGAAGAAATGGGCCTTGTGGTTGAAGCGCACCACCATGAAGTAGCAACGGCAGGTCAAAACGAAATCGCTACTCGTTTCAATACGCTAACCACCAAAGCTGACGAAATCCAAATCTACAAGTACGTGGTGCACAACGTTGCTCACGCGTTTGGTAAGACAGCGACATTCATGCCTAAACCACTCGTTGGTGACAACGGCAGCGGCATGCACGTTCACCAATCTTTGGCAAAAGATGGTGTAAACCTATTTGCTGGCGATAAATACGGCGGTCTATCTGAAATGGCGCTTTACTACATCGGCGGCATCATCAAGCACGCCCGCGCCATCAACGCATTTGCTAACCCATCGACAAACTCGTACAAGCGTCTTGTACCAGGCTTCGAAGCACCAGTAATGCTAGCTTACTCAGCACGTAACCGTTCTGCTTCTATCCGTATTCCAGTAGTACCAAGCCCGAAAGCACGTCGTATCGAAGTACGTTTCGGTGACCCAGCAGCTAACCCATACCTAGCATTCGCAGCAATGCTAATGGCGGGTCTTGATGGCATTAAGAACAAGATCCACCCTGGCGAAGCGATGGACAAAGACCTTTACGACCTACCAGCTGAAGAAGCAGCAGAGATCCCAACGGTTGCATACTCACTGAAAGATGCACTAGAAGAACTCAACATTGACCGTGAGTTCTTAACGGCGGGCGGCGTATTCTCTGATGACTTTATCGATTCTTACATTGCGTTGAAAGAGCAAGATGTTGAGCGCGTCAATATGACCACTCACCCTCTAGAGTTTGAACTGTACTACTCTGTGTAA
- the glnL gene encoding nitrogen regulation protein NR(II): MDINLSDAILTNMVTATLILDDQLTVHYANPAAELLFAQSAKRLIEQSLSQLVEHASLDLSLLTQPLQSGQSITDSDVTFIVDGRPLMLEVTISPVTWQKQLMLLVEMRKIDQQRRLTQELNQHAQRQAAKLLVRGLAHEIKNPLGGLRGAAQLLEKQLPDPSLNEYTQIIIEQADRLRVLVDRLLGPQKPGEKKPQNLHQILEKVRQLIELESQQTIDIERDYDPSLPEILMDAGQIEQAMLNIVRNAAQALAEQKERKITLKTRTVHQANIHGQRCKLAAKIEITDNGPGIAPELKDTLFYPMVSGRQGGTGLGLSIAQDMFDQHHGKIDVESWPGQTIFTIHLPI; encoded by the coding sequence GTGGATATCAATCTTTCAGATGCAATTCTCACTAACATGGTTACTGCAACCCTGATTCTGGATGATCAGTTGACCGTTCATTACGCAAATCCAGCCGCAGAACTGTTGTTTGCACAAAGTGCGAAGCGTCTTATTGAGCAATCACTCTCACAATTAGTTGAGCACGCTTCGCTGGACTTAAGCTTGCTCACTCAACCTTTACAAAGTGGCCAAAGCATTACCGACAGTGATGTGACCTTTATTGTCGATGGCCGGCCACTGATGCTCGAAGTGACCATCAGCCCAGTCACGTGGCAAAAACAACTCATGTTGTTGGTTGAGATGCGCAAAATCGATCAGCAGAGACGCTTGACCCAAGAACTCAACCAACATGCGCAAAGGCAAGCTGCAAAACTCCTTGTACGCGGATTGGCTCATGAAATCAAAAACCCGTTAGGCGGCCTGCGCGGCGCGGCTCAGCTTTTAGAAAAACAGTTACCCGACCCGAGCCTTAATGAATATACCCAAATTATTATTGAGCAGGCCGACCGTTTAAGAGTACTAGTCGACCGATTACTCGGGCCACAAAAACCGGGCGAGAAAAAGCCACAAAACCTACACCAAATATTGGAAAAAGTCCGTCAATTGATCGAGTTAGAATCGCAACAGACAATCGACATTGAGCGCGATTATGACCCAAGCCTGCCAGAAATTTTGATGGATGCAGGCCAGATTGAGCAAGCCATGTTGAACATTGTGCGTAACGCAGCACAAGCCCTAGCCGAACAAAAAGAAAGAAAAATCACGTTAAAAACCAGAACCGTTCATCAAGCGAATATCCACGGGCAACGCTGTAAACTTGCTGCAAAGATTGAGATTACCGACAATGGTCCTGGTATTGCACCAGAGCTCAAAGATACCTTGTTCTACCCAATGGTGAGTGGTCGCCAAGGAGGCACTGGCCTTGGATTATCAATCGCACAAGACATGTTCGACCAGCATCATGGCAAGATAGATGTTGAAAGTTGGCCAGGCCAAACAATATTTACCATTCACTTACCGATATAA